GGCCGGACTCTACATTAGGCTCAAAAACAATCTGTAAATTCTGAGTGAGAGCCAATACTGCTGACTCATCAATCGCTTGTTCGGTGTCTGCAGTAATTAGCCCTGCTTCAAACGCCTTGAGACCTACAATGCGATATAAAGCACCTGAATCCAATAGCTGATAACCTAAGACCTGGGCTAGTCGCCATGCTGCTGTGCCCTTGCCGGCACCGCTAGGACCATCAATGCAGATAACAGGATAACGCTTGGCTCTAGTTTGATTATTATCTTGGTTATCCGATAAAGAGACAGTCATAATACTCACTTAACAGCAGGCTGTTGATAGGCAAAAATTCATTACTTATCAAGTATTTAGCAAAAATCCGCAATATTCACGGCCAAATAGTGCGCTATTATAACAAAAAACCAGCGCCTTCTCTAGCATAAAACCCGTAACTTACTTAATCTTACTGTTAGTAAAAATATGGCTTTTATAAATAATAAAATCAAGTATTAACAGTCTTTTTTAACTTCGCCCATTGTCGACGATTTTTGAAAAACTGTTTCAGTAACTGACTACTCTGCTCGGCATATAAACCACTATAAACCTGAATATTATGATTATAAAACGATTGCTCAGGTAAATTCATTTGGCTACCGACCATACCAGCACGCGGTTCATTGGCGGCATAAATAAGTCTATCCACACGAGCATGGATCAAAGCGCCAATGCACATAGTACAAGGTTCCAAGGTAACATATAAAGTAGTCTGCAAAGGCAAACGGTAATTCTGTAGGCGCAGGCAAGCATCCCTTAATGCCACAATCTCGGCGTGAGCAGTAGCATCGTGGCGTCCAATTGGTTCATTAAACCCTTCACCAATGATTTTTTGTTCATGAACCAATACTGCACCTACAGGCACTTCCCCATTATTAGCGCCAAGCCGAGCTAAAGATAAGGCTCTCTCCATCCACTTCGCGTCTGATAGCGACCATAACTTGCTATCGGCTAGACTCTCTGGCGGTGGTGATAATTGCAGCTTCATATATTGACTATTTAACATCTATTGCGGCAACTGCCAATCAATCGGAGTTTGTCCATGTTGCGCCAAATAATCGTTAGTTTTCGAGAACGGCTTGGAGCCAAAGAACCCACCACGATTGGCGGCAAGTGGTGACGGATGCACCGCAGTCAAAATCAGATGCTTATCGGTATTGATATACTTACCCTTTTTCTGTGCTTTACTGCCCCATAAAATAAAAACCGTATGCTCAGTCTGCTCATTGACCACATCAATGACCGCATCAGTAAATTGCTCCCAGCCTTTATTCTGATGGCTATTAGGCTCACTTTCTCTTACGGTCAAAGAGCTATTAAGCAATAACACTCCTTGTTTAGCCCAATGGGTCAAATCGCCATGGGCTGAATACTGGGTACCAATATCATCAGCCATCTCTTTGAGCACATTATTAAGTGAAGGTGGCTTTGGAATGGTTTTAGGTACTGAAAATGACAGTCCCATCGCCTGACCTGGGCCATGATAAGGGTCTTGACCTAAAATCACTACTTTTACTTTTGATAATGGGGTTAAATTTAAAGCGTTAAAGATTAAAGGCGCAGGAGGATAAATGCTAGCGCTCGACTGATAGGCTTGCTTTAGAAACTCGCGCAGATTATCCATATTATCAGAGGTTAGCTCTTCTTCTAAAGCCCTCTTCCAGTCCTCAGGAAGGCGAACCTTATCTAGAATTGCTTTTTTTTCGGCGGCGGTTTTTGTGGTTTTTTGATCCGCTTGCTCATCGAATAGTGCCATAGATGCTTGCCTATTTTAGTTATTTTGACAGTAATAAATACGCTTTAATTTTATAAAAGCTAGGATTATGCTAATGGTAGCAAAAAATTGGCAGTTATTGCGTTATAAAATTTAACGGTTATAAGAAGAAATTTTTACCTTTTAACAGTAGTTCAATAATTACCATAAAAAAACGGCTACCCCAGTAAGGATAACCGTTTTCGTCTCAATAAAGTACAGTAATTAGCTCGCTAGCGACTCAGAATCCGGGTGTGGTTCGTGAGTCTCAACCACTGTTAAAATGATGCGGCTATCAGCGGAGCCTTTATCACTTTTACTAGTGCTAACAGAGGATTTTTGCAAATCTACTGCCTCTTCTTCAGACTCCAAAGTGACATGAACCACGCCGCCATTGACCAAATCACCAAATAAAATCATATTTGCTAATGGCTTTTTGATTTCGTCTTGAATCAAACGCTGCATCGGACGAGCACCCATTAGGCGATCATAGCCTTTATCCGCAAGATAATCACGTACCTCATCATCAATCTCTAAAGTCACTTGCTTGTCATCGAGCTGAGCTTGTAATTCAACCAAGAACTTATCAACGACTGACACTACTACCGAAGTATCTAGAGGATTAAACTGGATAATCGCATCTAAACGGTTACGGAATTCAGGCGTAAAGACCCGTTTCAAGGCTTCGGTATTATCACGGCTGTGATCTTGCTCAGTGAAACCCATCGAGGAGCGACTGATGTTTTCTGCACCCACGTTAGTGGTCATGATGATAATCACTTGTTTAAAGATAGCGACCCGGCCGTTATTATCAGTCAGCGTACCATGATCCATAACCTGTAATAGCAAGTTAAAGACATCAGGATGAGCTTTTTCAATCTCATCCAGCAATAACACACAATGCGGATTTTGATTGATTTTTTCAGTAAGCAGACCACCTTGATCATAACCTACATAGCCAGGAGGCGCACCAATCAAGCGTGAGGCGGTATGAGCTTCCATATATTCAGACATATCGAAACGTACCAGCTCAACCCCTAATAGATTCGCTAACTGACGCGATACTTCGGTTTTACCTACCCCTGTTGGGCCTGCAAACATGAAGGAACCAATAGGCTTATCCGGCTCTTTTAGACCAGCACGAGATAGCTTAATAGCATCTGCTAGGGTGGCAATAGCTTCATCTTGTCCAAACACTAGGCGTTTGAGATCCCGATCTAAGTGCTCAAGGATACTCTTATCATCGCTTGACACGGCTTTGGGCGGAATACGCGCTAGCTTTGCAACGATAGCTTCAATGTCTGCTACACTGATCTTCATTGGCGCCTTTTTCTTGTCAGCGGCAAGGAATTCATCGGTATTTTCAGAATCATCAATTGCTTTAGAGGCTGATTGCTGCTGGGTTCCAGTAGCTTTTTCACTCTCAGCAGTATCATCAATACTCGCTTCGATATCTTCGAAACCTTCTTCATCAATATCTTTGTTAAGATCAGCAAGTAAGCTTTCTTCTGCATTGATATCATCCGCATCTGGGATAACCCCTAGACGCTTGTAAGCTCCTGCTTCATCTATAATATCAATAGCTTTGTCTGGTAGAAAACGCTCATGCAAATGCTTAGCAGACAACTCTACCGCACTGACTAAAGCTTCATCACTATATTCTACATTATGGAACTCTTCATAGCGTGGTTTTAGACCACGTAATATATCGATGCTTTCTTCGATAGTAGGCTCTTTTACATCTATTTTTTGGAAGCGACGCGAAAGTGCATGGTCTTTTTCAAACACTTGGCGATACTCTGTAAAGGTAGTCGACCCTATACAGCGCAGCTCACCATTGGCAAGAGCTGGTTTGATTAGGTTTGAGACATCCATGTTACTACTCATAGATGAGCCTGCACCAATAATCATGTGAATCTCATCGATAAACAAGATGGCATTAGGCTTGTTTTTTAGCGCCTCAAGTAGCGACTTCATACGCTTTT
This sequence is a window from Psychrobacter jeotgali. Protein-coding genes within it:
- the tadA gene encoding tRNA adenosine(34) deaminase TadA, with protein sequence MKLQLSPPPESLADSKLWSLSDAKWMERALSLARLGANNGEVPVGAVLVHEQKIIGEGFNEPIGRHDATAHAEIVALRDACLRLQNYRLPLQTTLYVTLEPCTMCIGALIHARVDRLIYAANEPRAGMVGSQMNLPEQSFYNHNIQVYSGLYAEQSSQLLKQFFKNRRQWAKLKKTVNT
- a CDS encoding uracil-DNA glycosylase, translated to MALFDEQADQKTTKTAAEKKAILDKVRLPEDWKRALEEELTSDNMDNLREFLKQAYQSSASIYPPAPLIFNALNLTPLSKVKVVILGQDPYHGPGQAMGLSFSVPKTIPKPPSLNNVLKEMADDIGTQYSAHGDLTHWAKQGVLLLNSSLTVRESEPNSHQNKGWEQFTDAVIDVVNEQTEHTVFILWGSKAQKKGKYINTDKHLILTAVHPSPLAANRGGFFGSKPFSKTNDYLAQHGQTPIDWQLPQ
- the clpA gene encoding ATP-dependent Clp protease ATP-binding subunit ClpA, giving the protein MLSRHLEVSLRLAMTLARQKSHEYLTVEHLLLALLENTHAVNTLTACNANVSSLRTELEAYINKHTPTVDPDIEQSPQPTQSFDRILQRAIFHVQSIGGGRLVEGSDILVSMFSEHDTYAVYLLKKQGISRLELTQYLSHGQDKGEPSEPRASMTGERRAGSEKTSKDPLVEFASNLNQRAAEGKTDPLVGRAPEIERTAQVLCRRRKNNPLLVGEPGVGKTSIAEGLAWLIINDKAPKPLSGCVIYSLDIGALIAGTKYRGDFEKRMKSLLEALKNKPNAILFIDEIHMIIGAGSSMSSNMDVSNLIKPALANGELRCIGSTTFTEYRQVFEKDHALSRRFQKIDVKEPTIEESIDILRGLKPRYEEFHNVEYSDEALVSAVELSAKHLHERFLPDKAIDIIDEAGAYKRLGVIPDADDINAEESLLADLNKDIDEEGFEDIEASIDDTAESEKATGTQQQSASKAIDDSENTDEFLAADKKKAPMKISVADIEAIVAKLARIPPKAVSSDDKSILEHLDRDLKRLVFGQDEAIATLADAIKLSRAGLKEPDKPIGSFMFAGPTGVGKTEVSRQLANLLGVELVRFDMSEYMEAHTASRLIGAPPGYVGYDQGGLLTEKINQNPHCVLLLDEIEKAHPDVFNLLLQVMDHGTLTDNNGRVAIFKQVIIIMTTNVGAENISRSSMGFTEQDHSRDNTEALKRVFTPEFRNRLDAIIQFNPLDTSVVVSVVDKFLVELQAQLDDKQVTLEIDDEVRDYLADKGYDRLMGARPMQRLIQDEIKKPLANMILFGDLVNGGVVHVTLESEEEAVDLQKSSVSTSKSDKGSADSRIILTVVETHEPHPDSESLAS